gtgaaaacataaaagtccatttttctcggaaactataagagatagagccaaaacaagtgaaatctgtgatcactttgatttcctaccaaaaatctactttttgagtgaaaacataaaagtctatttttctcggaaactataagagatagagccaaaacaagtgaaatctgtgatcctaacaaaaatcgactttttgagtgaaaacataaaagtccatttttctcggaaactataagagatagagccaaaacaagtgaaatctgtgatcactttgatttcctaccaaaaatcgaatttttgagagaaaacataaaagtaaatttttctcggaaactataagagatagagccaaaacaagttaaatctgtgatcactttgatttcataccaaaaatctactttttgagtgaaaacataagtccatttttcttggaaactaaaagagatagagccaaaacacgtgaaatctgtgatcactttgatttcataccaaaaatctactttttgagtgaaaacataaaagtccattttttggaaactataagagatagagtcAATACAAgtgaaatttgtgatcaccttgatttcctaccaaaaatcgactttttgactgaaaacataaaagtccattttgctcggaaactataagagatagagccaaagtAAGTGATATTTGTTATCACTTtgatttcttaccaaaaatccactttttgggtgaaaacattaaagtccatttttctcggaaactataagagatagaggcaaaacaagtgatatctgtgatcactttgatttcttaccaaaaatcgactttttgagtgaaaagataaaagtccatttttctcggaatctgtaagtgaaatctgtgatcactttaatttcctaccaaaaatcgaccttttgagtgaaaacataaaagtccatttttctcggaaactataagagatagagccaaaacaagtgaaatctgtgatcactttgatttcttaccaaaaatcgactttttgagtgaaaacattaaagtccattttactcggaactataagagatagagccaaaacaagtgaaatctgtgatcactttgatttcctatcaaaaatcgactttttgagtgaaaacattaaagtccatttttctcggaaactataagagatagagccaaaacaagtgaattctgtgatcacttttatttactaccaaaaatcgactttttgagagaaaacataaaagtccatttttctcggaatTTTTAAGAGATAGAGCCGAAATAAGtgatatctgtgatcactttgatttccaaccaaaaatagactttttgagtgaaaacacaaatgtccatttttctcggaaactataagagatagggccaatTTGATTTCCTACCGGAAATCGaatttttgagagaaaacataattgtccatttttctcggaaagTGCCAAAAGAAgagaaatctgtgattactGCGATTTCCTAccaacataaacataaaagtatATTACTCTCACAAACAATTGAAAGTTTAAGACTTCGTTTTTCTCTGAAAATTGAATCAGTTAAGTTAAGGCTattatctattctatagtactagttcagttctagttcagttctagttcagttctaattcagttctacttcagttctagttcagttctgttccaatgctgttctagttctgttctacttctgttttaGTTTCGTACTAGTTCAGTTGGTATAATTCTAAACGTAagcaataattaaaattataaaaattagttttattattattatttcacagATAAATGTAATAAGAAGAATGTACGaagttaatgaattttttattaaaatattaattatttatttgatcattttatttaaaacaaaagtttgaaataaaaaatcctaaatagttattaatttattaatttcttttagtaattttaatttttggttcaTTTAAATActgtaaacttattttctgaACAAAATACAGATCGTCATATGCAAAAGAGGTAGAAAACTGATATCGCCTTAACAACCCCAGGAGGATAAATTTCAAAGATATGTCAGCATAGCGCCaacctttaaacaaaaaaagaaaatattaataaaacaactaaaaataaatataattaaaacatattttaccaATACAGTTTCTCACGCCCTTTGAATAGGGCACATATGCATACGGATGACGTTTCTCTTTCTCTTCAGGTAGAAAATTATTGGGATTAAACATATGAGCATTTGGACCCCACAAAACTTTACTACGGtgtaaatgaaaaattgaaaTCAAAACTTGAAAATCTCGTGGTATATTCACATCCGTAGTTAGATTACAATTTTCCAAAGCCTCTCGTCCTATAAACGGTATGGGTGGTACCAAACGTAACGTTTCACTTATAACCATATTTAAATAGGGTAACTGCTCCAAGTGTTCATAAAGAACTTCTTCGTTGGCTGGTATAATTTTTATGACATCATTATAGAGTCTTTCTTGAACTTGAGGATGCATGGCTAACATTACGATTAGGGAATATAGAGTAGTAGAGGTAGTTTCGTAGGACTTGGGAATAATGAAGAAAGAAGTTATTTATATAGTTAAGGTTAATATTTTGGGCTTACTCCAGTTATCATGGTATATGTTTCAGTTATAGTATCACTGGAATGAAATAATCtctgttgttggtattttaagGCACGATTCAAAAAGAATTTATTGTCCGATATTGCATCTGATTGGGATTTGCGGAAAATTATCTATAAGGAAAAGAAATAACAGTTTGAAGCATTTTTGAATAACTGCTTAAGTTCATCTCTAGTTCAGGtgaagttctgttctagttcagttctagttcagttctaattcagttctagttcaattctagttcagttctagttcagttctagttcagttctagttcagttctagttcagttctagttcagttctagttcagttctagttcagttctagttcagttctagttcagttctagttcagttctagttcagttctagttcagttctagttcagttctagttcagttctagttcagttctagttcagttcttgttcacttctagttcagtctatatcagttttggtttagttctagttgctGGACCAGGCTCTATTCTTAATTACCCACATTCTTTACAAATGTTTGCAAATATTCCAGAATTTTGTAATAAGATGAAGTTCGTACAATGAATCCTAACTTCATAGGTGATAATGCGGTGTCCAAACATATTCTTTCCATCAATCTGAAATGATAGTCAAACTAATATAATTAcgtgaaaaatgtatttttaaaatgaaagtaGAATTACGTATGTATTTCTGTAACAAGTTCATCACTAAATGTCTCAGCATTTTGCAGATCAAGACCCATTATTGTTTCTAGAAAGTAAGATATAAGACAATAATAAAGCAAATCTAAGAtaattttcaaactaaatataTTCAACCTAGTGCAATTTCCATTATGCGCATTTGTAAGAAAGCAAAAATTGAGTGCTCTTTTTCACCCTCTAAACAGTCAAAATGTTGTGAAATTTTAGCGCTACATCTTTGAAAATTGGGTATAAAACGCTGAAGAATTTGAGGTGTAAAAGAGGGATTCATTAGTTTGCGATTGTGTTTccatttaaatactaaaaaaaggcaaaaacgcttaaaataagtaaatttaatatttaattaataaaaaccacTCCCACCTCTACTGGTGATTAAACCATTTGGCAAAGCATGATCCATGGCTTTATACAAAACATTGGCCTTATTAAGAAATTCATCTgaagttaaaatatgttttattatgtcCGGATTTATGGTAACAATAATTGGTTCCATACCCAACCAGGTAAGAAATGTTAAAGAttttaacttttcaaaataGCCACcaagtttatatagaaaaccttaaaatattttattaaaatattgtgaaaaactCAAAGAACtcaataaaacttacttcttaTGGGCAGCACATTCAAAACAACGCCCACTAAAGGCAAACCATAAATCGTAGGTATCTTCGAGGTTATTTCAcgatatttattatatttttgaaataattttaataaaatgatcaCCATAACTATTATACTAATGAAAATTGTagaattaatatttaaagattcTTTTAATTGAAACATTTTGTAGCTTTTTAAATATTGCTGGCAGAAGTGGGTATTTTTAtacgaaaatattttcagaaaataacaAATGCATTTGACTTTTCTGAACTTAATATTACAACATtttgattttaagaaatttaagtgattattattatattagtaCCTTGTACAAAAGTCAAATTAGCTGTGTTCAGGACATTTCTGTCTAAAACAATacataaaaatagaataaacaaaaattctattttaataaatgtttattcaagtttaatcaaataaacttattttaattttaaaatgtatataaatgtaaatatagtttgcttttatttttcaaaaaaaaaaaaataataaagaaaatgtttctaatttctatatttcattctcttatataatttgtttttgtacaaaaacatttttatgtgaatttttaataaaatttacatgtttTATAAGTTAGGGAACACagctattatttaaataaatatgtgttaTGTAATTGCcagtgaaaaaatttaaataaacacaaagaGCATTGACTTACAATTAATATTCACGTAAAGAAGTCATATTTACAGtttgttttacaaatgtattaaaatttaaaatcaaagtcTGTACTGTACTTTAAACTATGAACTTTTGccaagtcttgtctatagtctaatctatagtctagtctatagtctagtctatagtctagtctatagtctagtctatagtctagtctatagtctagtctatagtctagtctatNNNNNNNNNNNNNNNNNNNNNNNNNNNNNNNNNNNNNNNNNNNNNNNNNNNNNNNNNNNNNNNNNNNNNNNNNNNNNNNNNNNNNNNNNNNNNNNNNNNNactagaactgaactagaactgaactagaactgaactagaactgaactagaactgaactagaactgaactagaactgaactagaactgatctagaactgaactacaactgaacttgaactgagctggaactgaactagaacagaaccagaactgaacttgaacagaaccaGTATAGTACTGgaactagaatttaaaatttaattctaatCTCAATGTAgtgaacaaaataataattcaagATGACAACAATTAAAACACTTTGAATAAtagctaaaaaaataaatttgaattatttttaacaataaataaaacttaaatgtatagatttgcaaaattttgttgcACTTATTTTGTATGAGCCCCCAAATAACTGCCACAATTGCTACAGTAATGGCGAGCACTCttgcaattattaaaaaagtatggcaaacaacagcagcatctAATGGATGAAAGTATAAAACGTAAAATTTCCAGTAGAAGGAATAAAAAACATACGTTGTAAAACACAAAATAGTTGCGATAATATGAGTCATCATACCACTTTGATATTCACAACGCGTCATCTGGGTGGCATGACACGAGGGACAATAGGCCAAATGGGAACGAGTTCCAAACTGAGTAGGTTGAACTGCTaaggaataagaaaaaaaacacttttaataacTTAATCAGATAATCTATAATTACGTAGTACACGAAACATAAGTTGCATTAAATCAGCAAAAATgcatatgtaatttaaaaaatatttttaattgagaaATATGAACCACAAGTAGATTTCAccaaagaaaacttatttcgaAAATTACAAGCTTCTTTGCCGTCAAAGCAACAAAGTCtgaacttaaaatatattaacaaaaacaataataacttaTGGCCTCTGGTTGACGTATTGTATAGACTTGCTGCggtaaaaattgttgttgttgctgatgataTTCCCTATGTTGTTGGCTGGCATAGGAAACTCTTTCTAAATCTGGATATGCTGGAGGCTCTCTATATGCGCTATCACTTAATGGCAGTGTTTCACCCGGCAAACGATTATCCATCATGTCCATTAATTCCTGCTTTGTAGGCATTTTCgaactgttttttctttttctcaatACGTTccgttttttgaaattatattctACAACTTTGTGACAAACGTACGcgtttaattaaactaaaatgtgtGTTGAAATTATTATGTGATGTATGCATGCGATTTCTTTTCTGCTTTCAATgattctatatttatttattgtggtTTTTAATGGACGTTATAgtacaaatataaattgtatataggACCCATGTAAAACATTTATACTGAAGTACTCACCTTATAATTAAGAGATTAAAAGATAAAGCCCcctattcataaagatatttatcatttattaatGGGTTATTGAGCAAttcatctatacaaaattcctataataaacaatcaataactttattaagaatttatttatagtcttgtctaatctatagtctagtatatagtctagtctatagtctggtctatagtctagtatatagtctagtctatagtctagtctatagtccagtctataatctagtctatagtctggtctatagtctagtctatagtctagtctatagtctagtctatagtctagtctatagtctagtctatagtctagtctatagtctagtctatagtctagtctatagtctagtctatagtctagtctatagtctagtctatagtctagtctatagtctagtctatagtctagtctatagtctagtctatagtctagtctatagtctagtctatagtctagtctatagtctagtctatagtctagtctatagtctagtctatagtctagtctatagtctagtctatagtctactatagactagatagtagtctagtctatagtctagtctatagtctagtctatagtctagtctatagtctagtctatagtctagtctatagtctagtctatagtctagtctatagtctagtctatagtctagtctatagtctagtctatagtctagtctatagtctagtctatagtctagtctatagtctagtctatagtctagtctatagtctagtctagtagtctagtctatagtctagtctatagtctagtctatagtctagtctatagtctagtctatagtctagtctatagtctagtctatagtctagtctatagtctagtctatagtctagtctatagtctagtctatagtctagtctatagtctagtctatagtctagtctatagtctagtctatagtctagtctatagtctagtctatagtctagtctatagtctagtctatagtctagtctatagtctagtctatagtctagtctatagtctagtctatagtctagtctatagtctagtctatagtctagtctatagtctagtctatagtctagtctatagtctagtctatagtctagtctatagtctagtctatagtctagtctatagtctagtctatagtctagtctatagtctagtctatagtctagtctatagtctagtctatagtctagtctatagtctagtctatagtctagtctatagtctagtctatagtctagtctatagtctagtctatagtctagtctatagtctagtctatagtctagtctatagtctagtctatagtctagtctatagtctagtctatagtctagtctatagtctagtctatagtctagtctatagtctagtctatagtctagtctatagtctagtctatagtctagtctatagtctagtctatagtctagtctatagtctagtctatagtctagtctatagtctagtctatagtctagtctatagtctagtctatagtctagtctatagtctagtctatagtctagtctatagtctagtctatagtctagtctatagtctagtctatagtctagtctatagtctatgtcttctagtctatagtctatatagtctagtctatagtctagtctatagtctagtctatagtctagtctatagtctagtctatagtctagtctatagtctagtctatagtctagtctatagtctagtctatagtctagtctatagtctagtctatagtctagtctatagtctagtctatagtctagtctatagtctagtctatagtctagtctatagtctagtctatagtctagtctatagtctagtctatagtctagtatctagtctatagtctagtctatagtctagtctatagtctagtctatagtctagtctatagtctagtctatagtctagtctatagtctagtctatagtctagtctatagtctagtctatagtctagtctatagtctagtctatagtctagtctatagtctagtctatagtctagtctatagtctagtctatagtctagtctatagtctagtctatagtctagtctatagtctagtctatagtctagtctatagtctagtctatagtctagtctatagtctagtctatagtctagtctatagtctagtctatagtctagtctatagtctagtctatagtctagtctatagtctagtctatagtctagtctatagtctagtctatagtctagtctatagtctagtctatagtctagtctatagtctagtctatagtctagtctatagtctagtctatagtctagtctatagtctagtctatagtctagtctatagtctagtctatagtctagtctatagtctagtctatagtctagtctatagtctagtctatagtctagtctatagtctagtctatagtctagtctatagtctagtctatagtctagtctatagtctagtctatagtctagtctatagtctagtctatagtctagtctatagtctagtctatagtctagtctatattctagtctatagtctagtctatagtctagtctatactctagtctatattctagtctatactctagtctatactctagtctatattctagtctatactctagtctatactctagtctatactctagtctatactctagtctatattctagtctatactctagtctatactctagtctatactctagtctatactctagtctatattctagtctatattctagtctatactctagtctatactctagtctatactctagtctatactctagtctatactctagtctatactctagtctatgctCTAacatatactctagtctatactctagtctatactctagtctatactctagtctatactctagtctatactctagtctatactctagtgtatactatagtctatactctagtctatactctagtctatactctagtccatactctagtctatactctagtctatactctagtctatactctagtctatactctagtctatactctagtctatactctagtctatactctagtctatactctagtctatactctagtctgtactctagtctatactctagtctaccGACCCAACTCTTATGATACTAAAATTTGCTCTATTTTGAGAATCTCTGTGATTAGGAATCCccaattcataaaaatattttattaaaagtttttacttcTTATCTTATGCAATCAACAAAAATATCgatcaaaaaagcttttcataccctacactactacgGAGATGgcggtattatgtgtttgtgtaaatgtttgtaataaccaaaaaatagtctataatttgtctatatcagtgtacacttaataaggtagcctcgtcgctacaacaaatacaacaatacaaaaacaacaggcgatttgttattgtagaataatcccatctgtcaaaaaaagctgtgtgtgtagaatgaaaaagcaacaaataaacacaataaaaatatgagtttttagcaattatttaaatttttaactattaatattaatatattatattaattaaacgtggaatgtctgaaaatcataactatatctattgggaagaccaattttccgaattaaacgtgttttttgtgaaaagtgattggtcgtgttaaaaatagttgaaactgatttggaacgtatgccggagctaaagattttcttttttttatcaagagagaaggataacaaagacatttaatcacgattgacctagaaaactcctttaaaaccataattttcttcactttttaaaatttttacaccttttgcgattttttttctatgtaaacaaacaggaattttgacagataagattgtaaaagctgatgatcagctgtgcggacgaggctaccttattaagtgtacactggtcTATATCTATTATTTGTGAGTTCGGGACCACTTTCACGATTATTTCATGTCTGTCTTTCCCTACATGTATGTCAAATATGtcgaaatttcccaaaaaatcgTTGAAATTAAATTCTGGAGAATTTGATTCATTTCACTAATATCGATTTTGGCATGAATATACCAGGTGTAGATATATTCATATATTCGAGCATGATCGACTAAATTTTCttacttttgtttattattatttctgttaACTGATAAGTTAAATAATGTCGATGTATTTGTGTTGTAAATATCTGTATGTACAAAAgtgtattatttttcatttgtttaataataaaacatttgattttgcGGTTGTTTGAGTTACTCATTTATCTGATAGGGGGACTGACTATAAGCAAATTTTCAACCACAAACCTAAAACAGTCGACAACGAAACTCACAACCGAGAGAAAATCAGAacgaataataacaataaaaaaatatataaaatatttaaacaaaataaaaaagttaacgagcgaaaaataattaactaattcaagtgaaaatttcataaagttaaacaagaaaaacaaaaaaaagaagagaaaaaattatttatatacttaaaatGGATAAACAAAACACGTCTAATCCCACTAACAACTATAATGTACCCTTGGGAGTCGGTACTAGTACCTCAAGTGGTGTAACTGTTTTCGATCCCTCTGTAACAAACAATAATCccccaccaccaccaccaacatACGATCAGGCCATGGGTAATCCAGCAACGGCTGCTAAAGCAACTGGTACATACACTACATCGGCGGGTTGGAATGCCCCCGGTATGGGGGCAGCAAATGCGGGatataatacaacaacaactacaacatatACCACATATGGTACGACAGTACCACCATCTACAACACAACAACCAAGAAATGTACCACAACAAACGACATTCGTCCAACCGCCAGTTGTGATAATACAGCGTaagttttattaacaatttctcTGTCTTGAATTCGAtaaaagatatatgtatttgagAAAACAGATACAAGTAGCTCTTGAATGgcaatctataaaaatttctcaatttttttgttataagacCATACTgcgtttttagaaaatataggGTCTAACAATATCATAAAATCTCAACGCAGATCTTCAGTgaccttttataaaaaattgtattattttacaaatcaaaaaacttttcattcgaTATCGTGAAACATACAATTACA
The window above is part of the Lucilia cuprina isolate Lc7/37 chromosome 6, ASM2204524v1, whole genome shotgun sequence genome. Proteins encoded here:
- the LOC111687426 gene encoding lipopolysaccharide-induced tumor necrosis factor-alpha factor homolog isoform X3, translated to MPTKQELMDMMDNRLPGETLPLSDSAYREPPAYPDLERVSYASQQHREYHQQQQQFLPQQVYTIRQPEAITVQPTQFGTRSHLAYCPSCHATQMTRCEYQSGMMTHIIATILCFTTCCCCLPYFFNNCKSARHYCSNCGSYLGAHTK
- the LOC111687408 gene encoding probable cytochrome P450 313a4 encodes the protein MVIILLKLFQKYNKYREITSKIPTIYGLPLVGVVLNVLPIRSFLYKLGGYFEKLKSLTFLTWLGMEPIIVTINPDIIKHILTSDEFLNKANVLYKAMDHALPNGLITSRVFKWKHNRKLMNPSFTPQILQRFIPNFQRCSAKISQHFDCLEGEKEHSIFAFLQMRIMEIALETIMGLDLQNAETFSDELVTEIHTLMERICLDTALSPMKLGFIVRTSSYYKILEYLQTFVKNIIFRKSQSDAISDNKFFLNRALKYQQQRLFHSSDTITETYTMITGSYETTSTTLYSLIVMLAMHPQVQERLYNDVIKIIPANEEVLYEHLEQLPYLNMVISETLRLVPPIPFIGREALENCNLTTDVNIPRDFQVLISIFHLHRSKVLWGPNAHMFNPNNFLPEEKEKRHPYAYVPYSKGVRNCIGWRYADISLKFILLGLLRRYQFSTSFAYDDLYFVQKISLQYLNEPKIKIT
- the LOC111687419 gene encoding lipopolysaccharide-induced tumor necrosis factor-alpha factor homolog, producing the protein MDKQNTSNPTNNYNVPLGVGTSTSSGVTVFDPSVTNNNPPPPPPTYDQAMGNPATAAKATGTYTTSAGWNAPGMGAANAGYNTTTTTTYTTYGTTVPPSTTQQPRNVPQQTTFVQPPVVIIQQQPMLPLGPEPVYLTCPACHIQKLTRIEYEPSSRTHLMAALLCLVGLWCCVCLPYCAGSCMNTHHYCGNCGKFLGTYGNAL
- the LOC111687426 gene encoding uncharacterized protein LOC111687426 isoform X1; this encodes MPTKQELMDMMDNRLPGETLPLSDSAYREPPAYPDLERVSYASQQHREYHQQQQQFLPQQVYTIRQPEAITVQPTQFGTRSHLAYCPSCHATQMTRCEYQSGMMTHIIATILCFTTYVFYSFYWKFYVLYFHPLDAAVVCHTFLIIARVLAITVAIVAVIWGLIQNKCNKILQIYTFKFYLLLKIIQIYFFSYYSKCFNCCHLELLFCSLH
- the LOC111687426 gene encoding uncharacterized protein LOC111687426 isoform X2, with the translated sequence MPTKQELMDMMDNRLPGETLPLSDSAYREPPAYPDLERVSYASQQHREYHQQQQQFLPQQVYTIRQPEAIIQPTQFGTRSHLAYCPSCHATQMTRCEYQSGMMTHIIATILCFTTYVFYSFYWKFYVLYFHPLDAAVVCHTFLIIARVLAITVAIVAVIWGLIQNKCNKILQIYTFKFYLLLKIIQIYFFSYYSKCFNCCHLELLFCSLH